One genomic window of Anguilla anguilla isolate fAngAng1 chromosome 13, fAngAng1.pri, whole genome shotgun sequence includes the following:
- the LOC118211251 gene encoding retinoic acid receptor gamma-A isoform X2 translates to MFDCVEALGVGPRQLFDVASRGACMLRKAGPFFPGLDPFAWTGTASVQSVETQSTSSEEMVPSSPSPPPPPRIYKPCFVCQDKSSGYHYGVSSCEGCKGFFRRSIQKNMVYTCHRDKNCQINKVTRNRCQYCRLQKCFEVGMSKEAVRNDRNKKKKEVKEEVIPPESYELSSELEELVNKVSKAHQETCPSLCQLGKYTTNSSADHRVQLDLGLWDKFSELSTKCIIKIVEFAKRLPGFTSLTIADQITLLKSACLDILMLRICTRYTPEQDTMTFSDGLTLNRTQMHNAGFGPLTDLVFAFAGQLLPLEMDDTETGLLSAICLICGDRMDLEEPQRVDRLQEPLLEALKIYARRRRPNKPHMFPRMLMKVTDLRGISTKGAERAITLKMEIPGPMPPLIREMLENPEAFEDKPEPGESAAAAAPPAATAAPPPATAPRQTEEEEGAALESGGEPNPDEDEDDDDDDGEEERGADSDGEAWGLAPLEGAGAPRKSQAGRAQ, encoded by the exons CGGTGGAGACTCAGAGCACGAGCTCGGAGGAGATGGTGCCCAGCTCGCCctctccgcccccgcccccgcgcatCTACAAGCCCTGCTTCGTGTGCCAGGACAAGTCCTCCGGCTACCACTACGGGGTCAGCTCCTGCGAAGGCTGCAAG GGCTTCTTCCGCCGGAGCATCCAGAAGAACATGGTGTACACCTGCCACCGCGACAAGAACTGCCAGATCAACAAGGTGACCCGCAACCGGTGCCAGTACTGCCGGCTGCAGAAGTGCTTCGAGGTCGGCATGTCCAAGGAAG CTGTGCGGAACGACcggaacaagaagaagaaggaggtgaaggaggaggtgaTCCCCCCGGAGAGCTACGAGCTGAGCagcgagctggaggagctggtcaacAAAGTGAGCAAAGCGCACCAGGAGACCTGCCCGTCACTGTGCCAGCTGGGGAAATACACCACC aactcTAGCGCAGACCATCGCGTGCAGTTGGACCTGGGTCTCTGGGACAAGTTCAGTGAGCTCTCTACCAAGTGCATCATCAAGATCGTCGAGTTCGCCAAGCGCCTCCCGGGATTCACCTCGCTCACTATTGCAGACCAGATCACCCTGCTCAAGTCTGCCTGCCTGGACATTCTG aTGCTGCGGATCTGCACCCGCTACACCCCAGAACAGGACACCATGACCTTTTCCGACGGCCTGACCCTCAACCGCACGCAGATGCACAACGCCGGCTTCGGTCCGCTCACGGACCTGGTGTTCGCTTTCGCCGGCCAGCTGCTGCCGCTGGAGATGGACGACACGGAGACGGGGCTCCTCAGCGCCATCTGCCTCATCTGTGGAG ACCGCATGGACCTGGAGGAGCCGCAGCGCGTGGACCGGCTGCAGGAGCCCCTCCTGGAGGCCCTGAAGATCTACGCCCGGCGCCGGCGCCCCAACAAGCCCCACATGTTCCCCCGCATGCTGATGAAGGTCACCGACCTCCGCGGCATCAGCACCAAGG GGGCGGAGAGGGCCATCACTCTGAAGATGGAGATCCCGGGCCCCATGCCGCCGCTCATCCGTGAGATGCTGGAGAACCCGGAGGCCTTCGAGGACAAGCCCGAGCCCGGGGAGAGCGCCGCCGCGgcagccccgcccgccgccacggcagccccgccccccgccaccGCGCCCCGccagacggaggaggaggagggcgcgGCCCTGGAGAGCGGCGGGGAGCCCAACCcggacgaggacgaggacgacgatgacgacgacggggaggaggagaggggggcggacAGCGACGGGGAGGCCTGGGGGCTGGCGCCGCTCGAGGGCGCGGGGGCCCCCAGGAAGAGCCAGGCGGGCCGGGCACAGTGA